The following coding sequences are from one Culex quinquefasciatus strain JHB chromosome 1, VPISU_Cqui_1.0_pri_paternal, whole genome shotgun sequence window:
- the LOC6032982 gene encoding hexamerin-1.1 has protein sequence MKAITLVALVGLAALAAGYVVVPEDKITYADKDFLVKQKQLLEVFQHVHQHEVHTELWEVSKEYKIEEHYDHYTNVEAVKEFVEFYKHGMLPFDEIFSVFHETHREQAIALFHVFYYAKDWETFYKSIVWARFHMNEGMFVYAVTVAMLHRKDMAGLELPAPYEIYPYYFFNTEVIQKAAQYKMQGFYGMKKIDDVYTAIIPTNYTGWYVHTNEDQKVSYFTEDIGLNTYYYYFHADYPFWMGGKEFGLYKDRRGEMYLYKHQQLLARYYLERLSNDLGVIPEFSWYKPIKTGYYPNMHYYNGVSFPSRDNLFNVYTPENYFEIDELIDYEHRIREVIDQGYIVLPDGSHVDLTKPESIEYLGNLIQENPDSVNTRYYKYVGEIARVLLGASVEHFDDHKVIPGALEHFETSMRDPMFYQLYKRITHWYWEFKDHLPHYTYDEINFPGLKIESAEVDKLVTYFDRYDADITNAVDVEVFDEASMKSASTIKKFGKIAHYQGEDFVIKARQWRLNHMPFTVKLNVMSEKATKGIVRMYLGPKYDAYGHVYGVNENRENFVLLDVFPYDFVVGKNTIVRDSTKFPLYVQDRTSYFELYKWVMDAYNGVKKFPLDMTEAHCGFPSRLMLPKGKKGGMPFQLYFIVSPYHAPSTPQYEGYDYTLNCGVGSGARYVDSLPFGYPFDRPIDEKIWFTPNMYYYDTMIYNKNEKEINAVH, from the coding sequence ATGAAGGCGATCACACTGGTAGCGTTGGTGGGCCTGGCAGCTCTGGCTGCCGGCTACGTCGTAGTGCCCGAGGACAAGATTACGTACGCTGACAAGGACTTCCTGGTGAAGCAGAAGCAGCTGCTGGAGGTGTTCCAGCACGTGCACCAGCACGAGGTTCACACCGAGCTGTGGGAAGTGTCGAAGGAGTACAAGATTGAGGAACACTACGATCACTACACGAACGTCGAAGCCGTCAAGGAGTTTGTTGAATTCTACAAGCACGGTATGCTGCCGTTCGATGAGATCTTCAGCGTGTTCCACGAGACGCACCGTGAGCAGGCGATCGCTCTGTTCCACGTTTTCTACTACGCCAAGGACTGGGAAACCTTCTACAAGTCGATCGTGTGGGCTCGCTTCCACATGAACGAGGGTATGTTTGTGTACGCCGTCACCGTCGCCATGTTGCACCGCAAGGATATGGCCGGTCTGGAACTGCCGGCCCCGTACGAGATCTACCCATACTACTTCTTCAACACTGAAGTCATCCAGAAGGCTGCTCAGTACAAGATGCAAGGATTCTACGGCATGAAGAAGATCGACGACGTCTACACCGCCATCATCCCAACCAACTACACCGGCTGGTACGTGCACACCAACGAGGACCAGAAGGTTTCGTACTTCACCGAGGACATCGGCCTGAACACGTACTACTACTACTTCCATGCTGACTATCCGTTCTGGATGGGAGGCAAGGAATTCGGACTGTACAAGGACCGTCGCGGTGAAATGTACCTGTACAAACATCAGCAGCTACTCGCCCGTTACTACCTGGAACGCCTGTCGAACGACCTGGGAGTCATCCCGGAGTTCTCCTGGTACAAACCCATCAAAACCGGATACTACCCGAACATGCACTACTACAACGGAGTCAGCTTCCCGTCCCGTGACAACCTCTTCAACGTGTACACCCCGGAGAACTACTTCGAGATTGATGAGCTCATCGACTACGAACACCGCATCCGTGAGGTCATTGATCAGGGTTACATTGTGCTGCCCGACGGAAGCCACGTTGATCTGACCAAACCCGAATCGATCGAGTACCTCGGTAACCTGATCCAGGAAAACCCGGACAGTGTCAACACTCGCTACTACAAGTACGTCGGTGAGATTGCCCGTGTTTTGCTGGGCGCTTCCGTGGAACACTTTGACGACCACAAGGTCATCCCGGGTGCCTTGGAGCACTTTGAGACCTCGATGCGTGACCCGATGTTCTACCAGCTGTACAAGCGCATCACCCACTGGTACTGGGAGTTCAAGGATCACCTGCCGCACTACACCTACGACGAGATCAACTTCCCCGGATTGAAGATCGAATCGGCTGAAGTCGACAAGTTGGTCACTTACTTTGACCGTTACGACGCTGACATTACCAACGCCGTCGATGTGGAGGTCTTTGATGAAGCTTCCATGAAGTCCGCGTCCACGATCAAGAAGTTTGGCAAGATCGCCCACTACCAGGGTGAGGACTTTGTCATCAAGGCTCGCCAGTGGCGTCTGAACCACATGCCCTTCACCGTCAAGCTGAACGTCATGTCCGAGAAGGCCACCAAGGGTATTGTCCGCATGTACCTGGGACCGAAATACGACGCGTACGGCCACGTGTACGGAGTCAACGAGAACCGTGAAAATTTTGTCCTGCTGGATGTGTTCCCGTATGACTTTGTCGTTGGCAAGAACACCATCGTCCGTGACTCGACCAAGTTCCCGCTGTACGTGCAGGACCGCACCAGCTACTTCGAGCTGTACAAGTGGGTTATGGATGCGTACAACGGCGTCAAGAAGTTCCCACTGGACATGACCGAAGCCCACTGCGGATTCCCGTCCCGGCTGATGCTCCCCAAGGGCAAGAAGGGCGGTATGCCGTTCCAGCTGTACTTTATCGTTTCGCCGTACCACGCCCCGTCCACTCCTCAGTACGAGGGCTACGACTACACCCTGAACTGCGGCGTCGGCTCGGGAGCCCGCTACGTCGACTCGCTGCCGTTCGGATATCCGTTCGACCGGCCCATCGACGAGAAGATCTGGTTCACGCCCAATATGTACTACTACGACACCATGATCTACAACAAGAACGAGAAGGAAATCAACGCTGTTCACTAA